A portion of the Nitrososphaerales archaeon genome contains these proteins:
- a CDS encoding NAD(P)-dependent oxidoreductase has protein sequence MKFLVTGASGFIGSALVQHLVINGHAVTCLIRDANKMTKFKQNMDFIVADITDREKVLQSLSNINVDVIFHLAAINPLVKDKKLRRRVNVDGVRNVIDACLNGNVGSFVYAQGTGVYGDPKGKWIDESTPKNPDTDFARTRNEAEEMLWQAMKRNALNVSVVVLGDVYGPGGWFADIIVNRIRNGSFKIPGSGEYYRSFVHVDDVANALALIAEKNVKNTTLIIADDEPTPFAEFIYYTADRLGLKRPGKVPTLLAKAVLGSDMVKLLTYSVRVRNTKMKKELGLQLQYPTYKEGVVDALKRL, from the coding sequence ATGAAGTTTCTAGTTACGGGGGCCTCCGGCTTTATAGGTTCAGCATTGGTTCAGCACCTTGTCATCAATGGTCATGCGGTAACATGTTTGATTAGAGATGCGAATAAGATGACGAAGTTCAAGCAGAATATGGACTTTATCGTTGCAGACATAACCGATAGGGAGAAAGTTCTTCAATCGTTGAGCAATATCAACGTTGATGTCATATTCCATTTGGCAGCAATTAATCCATTGGTAAAGGATAAGAAGTTACGGAGAAGGGTCAACGTAGACGGGGTGAGAAATGTAATAGATGCTTGTCTAAACGGAAATGTGGGGTCATTTGTTTATGCACAAGGTACCGGAGTTTATGGCGATCCAAAGGGAAAATGGATAGATGAATCAACCCCAAAGAATCCCGACACTGACTTTGCGAGGACAAGAAATGAGGCAGAAGAGATGCTTTGGCAGGCAATGAAAAGGAACGCATTGAATGTTTCTGTAGTAGTGCTTGGAGATGTATACGGGCCAGGAGGGTGGTTTGCAGATATAATTGTAAACAGAATACGGAATGGCTCATTCAAGATACCTGGATCAGGAGAGTACTACCGCAGTTTTGTACATGTAGATGATGTTGCAAACGCATTAGCGCTAATTGCTGAGAAAAATGTCAAAAATACGACCCTCATAATAGCAGATGATGAACCTACTCCATTCGCCGAATTCATTTATTACACTGCTGATCGTTTGGGTTTAAAGAGACCGGGAAAAGTTCCGACTTTGCTAGCTAAAGCAGTTTTGGGTTCTGACATGGTAAAGCTCCTGACATATTCGGTGAGGGTAAGAAACACAAAGATGAAAAAGGAGCTTGGATTACAGTTACAATATCCTACGTACAAAGAAGGAGTTGTTGATGCGTTGAAGAGATTATGA
- a CDS encoding class I SAM-dependent methyltransferase: MTLVHQGHKIARKFFTGTSSTYDTVVNIATFRLDSVWKRALLDLIPQGNYKVLDLACGTGILSLALARKVGYVVGVDITEDSVRIAKGKALAQNVDNVSFYVSAAEAIPMANRQFDFVTASYLPKYCDIEQVIAEICRVLKPGGMLIMHDFTYPKGAMLALWKTYFGVLRAVGVFTPAWRSVFRELDDVIRESNWLEELVDTMTRYHFRDIQRRSLTFNTAAIVWGKLV, encoded by the coding sequence ATGACATTAGTTCATCAAGGCCATAAAATAGCTAGGAAGTTCTTCACGGGCACGTCCTCTACTTATGATACTGTAGTCAACATTGCAACCTTTAGACTGGATAGTGTATGGAAGAGAGCTCTACTTGATTTGATCCCGCAAGGTAATTACAAGGTACTTGATCTAGCATGTGGTACTGGTATTCTTTCTCTCGCACTAGCAAGAAAAGTTGGCTATGTTGTTGGAGTAGATATTACTGAAGATAGCGTTAGGATTGCCAAAGGTAAGGCGCTGGCACAGAATGTGGATAATGTGAGTTTCTATGTTTCCGCTGCAGAAGCCATTCCAATGGCGAATAGACAATTTGACTTTGTTACAGCCTCTTACCTGCCAAAGTATTGTGATATTGAGCAGGTTATTGCTGAAATATGCAGGGTGCTAAAGCCCGGAGGGATGCTGATAATGCATGATTTTACGTATCCTAAAGGTGCAATGTTAGCTTTATGGAAAACATACTTCGGAGTATTAAGGGCTGTAGGTGTATTTACTCCCGCTTGGAGATCTGTTTTCAGAGAGCTTGATGATGTGATAAGAGAAAGTAACTGGCTGGAGGAGCTTGTGGATACAATGACCAGATATCACTTTAGGGATATTCAGCGGAGAAGCCTTACATTTAATACTGCTGCAATTGTGTGGGGAAAACTTGTTTAA